ccctatttaataaaaggtgatagaagaactggctagccatatgcagaagattgaaactggaccccttccttacacattatacaaaaatcaactgaaaatggattaaagacttaaacataaaaccaaaaactataaaaactctggaagacacCTAGGCAATAACAACCTGGACATAggaacgggcaaagatttcatgacaaagatgccaaaaacaatcacaacaaaaggaaaagttgacaaatgggatctaattaaacttaagagtttctgcacagcaaaggaaactatcaacggagtaaacagacaacttagagaatgggagaaaatatttacaaacgaTGCATCTCACAAAGGTCTAATagccagcatctataaggaacttaaacaaatttacaagagaaaaacaaccccatcaaaaagtgggcaaaggacatgaacagacacttttcaaaagaacacatacatgtggccagtaagcacatgaaaaaaaacttcaacatcactggtcatcagagaaatgcaaatcaaaaccagaatgagataccatctcacaccagtcagaatgactattattgaaacgtcaaaaaataacagatgctggcaaggttgcagagaaaagggaacacttagaTACTGTTAATgggagtgtacattagttcaaccaaTGTAGAAAACaatgtggctattcctcaaataGCTAAAAGCGGAAccaccattcaactcagcaatcccattgctgggtatatacccagaggaatagaaatcactctaccataaagacacatgtggtCAGGTGTGGCGGCTctcagctgtaatcccagcactttgagaccagcctgggcaacatggccaatagccatctctacaaaaaatacaaaaattaggcaggtgtggtggtgcatgcctatggtcccagttaccagggaagctgagacgggaggatcacctgagcctggagaggtcaaggctgcagtgagccatgattgtgccactgcactccagcctgggcaacagagtgacaccctgtctcaaaaaaaaaaaaaaaaaaaaaaaagatacagcacACGTGCTAAtgaatattcattgcagcactattcacaatagcaaagacatggaatcaacctaaatgcccatcaatgacaaattggataaagaaaatgtggtatatacacaccatggaatattatgcagccattaaaaaaacaacaagatCATGTATTTTGTGggagcatggatggagctggaggctattatccttagctaactaatgcaggaacagataaacaaataccatgtgttctcacttataagtgggagctaagtgatgagaactcataaacacaaagaaggaaaaaacagaaactgaggtattcttgagggtggagggtgggagaagtgggaggaggggaaaaagataactactgggtactgggcttaatacctgggtgatgaaataatctgtacaacaagcccttgtgacacaagtttaccttgtgtaacaaaccttcacatgtacccatgaacctaaaataaaggttaaaaaaaaaaaaagaattgctaatGTATACACCGGTAAGAAATAAATTAACTAACTAGAGTACAGTATTTGTGTATAGTTCCTTTTGTCTCTACCCTTTTCATGTAAATTCAAAATCCTATTTTCCAAAGTTAAAATTACCAAGGTTAGTACTTTTCTTTCCTAACCTCTTCATTGCAGTTACATTGTTGTTAAGTAGAGTCCATTTGTTACTGTTCGTATTCCGTTTTCAGTTGACCCCACCGCCACATTTTCATTGAGAGGATGAATTTTTGCATTGTATTAGATAAGAGCACTGTTTGCAATTGTTGTTAGGATACTCAAGTATGAGAAGAattaatatgtatgtgtgtacgttGCATACCCCCAGAGTGATCCTTACAGCTGTAAACATTGCCCAACTCGGTACTCATTCTAACCCCCTCCAGTAGGCTTTCCTGTGATATAGGCTAGCAAGCTAAACCTAGAATTCCCAGATTTCCTGAAGTAAAGGTTTCATCTGTGACTTAGGTTCTGCTAAGCAAATGTGCCTATAGGAAACTTAGGTGAATTATAGAATAAAGTTAATGAATGTATAGGGGAGACCAGGTCTTCTGGGAAAGCAGAGGTAGAGATTCTAGTATCTAGTCTCCAACATCACGGATGCTGAGCTGCAGGCAGTGATAGCAGTGGGATTACTGCTAGAATAGTTCCAAGGTATTCTCCATGGATCTGGCATTTCTGCACATCTTGAACTATCTTTTCAAGGATATTCGAATAGCAAATAGCCTGGAGAACTGCAGATAAATCTCTATCTCTGGGCaaggaagaagaggggaaaaaTGGGTTGGTCATCAGCAGCCTTATATATAACATCATAGTTTCCTAATCTTGGGGTTTGTCTCTTGAAATGCACCCACTGAATGTGCAGGCACAGTTTGGTCCTCATTGCATCTCCCTTGTAGCTTGTGGAACTGGGAAAAAATTTTGATCTGCTTTTTGCTATTAATAATAAATTCCCTCGTCTCTGACccccaggtctttttttttttgtagggtgCATACACACACGGCAAAAGGCTAGGTTGTTAGGTTGCAAGTAGGGTAAAATCTGAGACCTTTAACAGTATGTCTTAAAAAGTGAGTCATCCATATCTCCTGGACATGCTATTTCCAGATGTATAGTATCCCATCCTGATTTCCTGATCCTCCCAGAAACTCTAATACCATCTAATGTCGTTTTTCTTAAATTAACTTTAGTGGATTCCATTATCTGCAACTAACAGCTATCATAAATAGAGGCAAGAATCTTGACCACCCATTGATCTATGCTTTGGATTAGATGATAAAGACAGAAGACTCAATCAATGTATAGCTAAGAGAGAAGTTCGAGGAAgcttataaataagaaaaaaacacagataaaTTAGAAACTGGAAGGCAAGTTGCCCTTGAATAAAGTGCATGCAGAAGATGGGACAGAAAAACAACTCACAGATTCATccgaaatatttatttatttatttatttatttatttatttatttatttatttatttatttatttattttgagacagggtcttgctttgtcacccaggctggagtgcagtggcaccattgtGGCTCAATGCAGCTTCaatctccagggctcaggtgatcctcccacctcagcctcccaagtagctgagactacaggcacgagccatcatgcccagctaatttttttgtagaggcaaaaGGGTTTCATATATGACCTAGGTTCTGTTAAGCAAACGGCCATGTGCTTTCACATGCTTCAATGGCAGGTGCCTGATCCTATGAACATGTTAATTTCAGACTCCGGCTTAAAGACTTGGAGGCTACActtccaaaagaaaaagtaacataaTGATAGGTATGACACCCACTCTGTGTAGCACTAGCTCATAGAATTGGAGGGCTAGAAATTGATCCAGTGGCTATAGCAACTTATGAGGAACAGTCATGCCTAGGAAAACGTTCCCTGGGTGGATTAAAGGTTTAATGTGTGAGAATTGGTGTTTCTAGAGGAGACCTAGCAGAAGTGTGAAGGTAATactacaagaaaataatttttaaagtaccttttttatatcttttcctCAAACACTACTTGAGGAAAGAATAGATGGGGTTGCTTTTTCAGGGAAAACAAGGATTTTACCAAGGAGAGAATATAATTGGAAGACTCAACTTCCCCCTCCCCATCTCAGCTCCCCTTGAGGGTGGCAGAAACTGTTCTAGAAGAGGCTCTGGCGCCAACGAACAGTGAAGGGAGCAGTTGCTCATAACAAAGAAGGAAGCACATAATCCACACAGGATAGCATCATTGTAGACTAGACACAAACTCCCTCTTTCCAAAAATAGCAGTGGGGAAAATGACCTTGAAAGGGAGAAGCTGACAACTGAGTTGCAGAGTTCAATTcaagaaaagaatctcagagaaCTCGGTGGGTTCTTGTGCTTACAGTTTATTTAATGGAAAAGAGATTGGCCTATTGTGGTTTTGATGGCTGCTTTGCTCCAGGATGAGGAAGCATGTCACTTAGAAGAAAAGACAAGGGTTTTCCCTGGTTTCTGACACCAGCAGGGCTTAGGCTCCTTGACCGACAGCAGAGTTttctgggatttctttttttagagaaagaGGACTTGTTTGAGGGGTTACTGAGTTGACAGAGGAATGGTTTCCATAGACAGGAACAAAGTGGTTGTCAAAAGCTTGAGGAGTATGTTCTGGGAGCTGGATGACAGGGCTGGAGGACAGCATCATCCTGTTTTCAGCTTCCCTCTAAAGACCCAAGTTACCCATCCTGGGGTGAGTACCCACCTCAGAAGTCAAATACTCCCCTCTTAAAGGCACAGTCTGCCCTTCAGGGGTGACTGATATCTTTCTGGAGGGGACAGTCACCTTTTCAAGGGCTACAGCCTTCCTTCTAGTGGCCATTGTATTCTGTCTAAGGGTCTCGGTCTGAAAATGGACAGGGGTCATAGTTATTCCTCCAGGGCTCACAGACTGATGACTCACAGGGGTCACAGATGGATGACCCACAGGGGTCAGGGTCTTTTCCCCCGGGGTAATAGAGTGATAACCCACAGAGATCAGGGTCTTCTGTCCAGTGGTCACAGATTGATGACCCACAGGGGTCAGGGTCTTCTTCCCAGGGAGCTCAGACTGGTGACCCACAGGGGTCAGGGCCTTCTCTCCAGGGGTCACGGACTGATGACCCACAGAAGTCATGGTCGTTGCCCCAGTGATCTCAGTCTTCCCTCCTAGAGCTACAGTGTGCTTTTCAAGGGATACAGTTTCCTTTGTAGGGGTCACAATTGTAACTCTAGGGGTTATAgtcatattttcacatttttcacattttccttggATCTCAGTGaccccagcctctcctcctggGGGCAAAATCTTAATATCAGTGGTCCATGTCTTGGTCACAGCCAGCCTTTCAGGGTCAGTGCTTGAAGAATTCACAGCAGATGACAGCCAAAATTGTGGTAAAGAAGTTGAACTGAACTCtaaagaaaatcaacagaaaagaatgagattccTACCACTTCATTCTCATCCTCTTAATTACTGGCAGAACTAGAACCACTCCACCGCTGAAGTACCTGCTCCAAAAATCCAGAAGTGGAAGATTTAATACTATACCTACTTGAGGACATAGATGAAATCCCACCACATAGAAGCCTTGCTCCAGACCCCATCATGTTCACAGGTCCCAGACACCCACAGGCACTCAGTGGATTTGCTACATTTTCCATGAATGACCCCAGAAAGGAGCCCACCCATTCCTCGTGCTCAAGCCCTCACTTTGACATCTCTGATTGCACCATCAGCAAAACCTTGCCCTCGAGGCCTAATGCTAAAGAATTACTTGATGAATCCTGAAGGAGAAGCTTCTTATGTCTCTATGTTGTAGGAGGCACCAGGAACAAAGCCAGGGCAAGGAGGCTGGAGACAGCATGCTGTGAACAATGGGACTGGGGCCCACCTGAAGACTTGACCTGACTGAGCTCCAGTCGCATTACCCataaaatgaagattataaaCCATCTGTAAGGATGCTTCATCCCTTGCATGCTAGTTTCCACTTCCTAATTGCCAGGGTAGCCTCTACTATCAAAAAGAGATATCAAAAGAAACCTAATTCCCTCAGCCCTTGCCCATgagagtaagagaaagaaagaaagaaagaaagaacatacaTTGAGTGCTATGAGAATTTTCATTCCATAGTTCACTTAGTTCTTATAATAATGTCATGAGTATACagattattcccattttagatgGAACAAAGGAAGCTCAAAGAGGTCAAGTAAGGGCCAAGTATCACAGCAAAGACTGGAAAACATAGTGGCCTGGCAAAGCTTTTTCTCTCCCCTCAATGTCATGTTGCCTCACCAAGGCATTTAGATCTAGCAGAAGGGACTCACCCAGTGCCTGGTTACGCAACCTCCAACCCCAGCTTCTAGGTCACAGCTACTTACCAGCCCGCACCAGGATATCATTCAATACGTAGACAAGGGGGAAAGGGCCAGTACCACAGAAAGTGCCCCTGACGTCATCCATGTCCAATGTCCACACCATGGCCCCCCCAAAATGCTCTCGCCTTATAAACCATGCCTGTAAAAGTAACAGTCAGTCAACCCACTGTACTTGGCACTCTCCAGACTGGGTACAATGGCAAAAAACTGAAGATAGTCCCTCAGGAAGCAATGTAGCAGGGTGGTTAGGAGTATAGCCTGCATTTGAATCTAGCTTTACTGCTTATTAGCTATGGGATCTTGAAAAAGTTATGTAACCCTTATGTGTCTTAACTGtctcatttgttaaaaaaaaaaaaagaggataataacatattcaacatttttagacTCAAAAGATTCTTACATGCACATACTACATACAATATGGATGAAGCGtgaagacactatgctaagtgaaataagccagacacaaaataagAGACAGTGTATAACTCCACTTAAGTGTggcacctagagtagtcaaattcacagaaacagaaaatagaatggtggctgccaggggatgggggaaggaggaaggggaagttactgtttaatgggcaCAGGGTTTCCATTcgagaagatgaaaaagttctggagatggatggtggtgataattatacaacaacatgaatgtatttaatgccattgAATTTCAGacattaaaatggttaaaatggtgaatCTTATGTTTTTATGTTACATAGGAATGCTACATAAGCCTTCCTAAAGAGTTCCTATGCATAAGATATTTGGAtcaatacctggcacatagtgaatCTTCAATAAAAGTTAGCTACTAACCCTCTGGGTTCCCCACCTCACTAATCACCATTATTATCATATTAAACTGTAGATATTGCTCTACTGTTTAAAACTCATTTCCTTATCTCACAGTGATGCTATAAAATACAGTAGAGCACAAAATATTATATTCttctcacagatgagaaaataaaggcTTTCATCCACACTTTTTAAAACCTCCACTACAACTAAATGGCGGAGCTTAGATTCAAGTCCAggttttattattactttgcCAGCGCTCTGTCAAGTCTGATGGAAAAGACAAGACTCCACCAGGTCCAAATAGCTGTGCTCCTTAGCCAAGTCAATTGGCTCCTTTCAGAGGTTGACTTTCCCCAAATGTAAAATAAGAGGAAGGAGGAACCCAATCATTAAGTCTGATACTGTGAAGTTTCTGAGACTTTTATTCTACTTACAAGCCAACAAAGTAGCCTGCCAGttttgtgtatacacacacacacacatgcacacacacacatattcacatacCCCAACGCCCCAGACCTCTGGATCAGAGGACAGAACATTcattattcacagaaaaaaaaaaaaaacaaaacaaaatagccagAATAGCACCTTGAGTCAGTTTCCATGTCCCAATTACCCAAAGGACAATGTGATGAAGGTCAGATGTTCAATTCACCTGCATGTACAGTGGGGTCTGCGCTACAGAGAAGAACCCTGAAATTATGAGACTCAGAGCTTATATAGAATGGTTGACCTACGTGGCCCTCCTCCCTCCAGAGAGAGGACAGAACTTGGAACATAAACAAGTCCTCCCTGGGAAGGGGACTTTCGCAATCATTGAAGGTAAGCAAATGGCTCTGGGGGAAAGAGGAAAGCAGCTCTCTATTTTTAGTATAGCTTGTCTGCTTCCTTTGCCCAAAATCCTCAAACTGTGCAGGAACTCTGAGAAATCCAGGGTATAATTATCTCCCAACAATAATCCCCAAGGTCTCTTTTAGCTCTGATATTCTATGTCAAAAATCCCTTAACCATCCCCACCCTGGCTTCATGTCCCCTCACCTAGTTCTGCGAGTTACAGTAACTGCACCTCAAAGCAAGACCACCCTCTGCTGCTCATCCCAGGGCCTCCCCCAACACACGGGGTCAATCCCCTTTCTGACGTCCTATGGGTCTTAGACTTAATTCCATCCAACTGGGTAAATGCGTTGAGTCATTAATCTTTCCTGTTTGTGTCTTCCCATTCCCAAaccacagagcaagatcccagATGGGAGAAGCCACGCCCTTTTATCTGTCTCCTCCCCAGCAGGCCTCACCCGGTGTTAATGCACAGAAGAGCTACACAGTGAATCTTCATGAGTGCCTTCCTCTCTGGTGCTTCCCACACAAACTCCCCCCAAAAAACAGCCGATACCTGGCATTTCTGCATCACCGGTAACAGGAGAACTGTGAATTCTCTCTATTCAAGTCTCAATACCAAGCAGTTGCCACATTCTGACAATTTCTCACCTTTCAACTGCTGTTCCTTCCAACTACCCTAGTCCAGACCCTCATTATCTCACGCTTGGACACGTCTGTGTCCCCCCCGAGAGCTCCCAAAATGTCAACTTAGCATTTGGAAGGATCACATGTGGAGGCATTCTAAAATAGTTTCCAAAGTTTTTCTAAGACCTACTGAATATTCAGGAGTGGAACCATGATTTATACATGTATCCAGTCTCTCAGGTGATTCCAAAACAGAGGCAGGTTTAGGAACTGCTGGAGCATGTCAGTTCTCTTTTAGTTCACTATAAAAACCTGCCAGATTCAACTTCATAAAATGCCACTTACATGAAGGGAGAGTGGTGGTCACACTTTGGttctaaaagtttgaaaattaaaGGTCATCCACCTGTAGAAACCTGATTTTGCCTTAAAACGTCCACAGGATGAAGACCGAACACCTTTACCAGCGTTCAAGTCCCTTTATAAAAAGCCTCTGCTTCACCCAAATTCTTCTTTGCATCTGCTATAAGCTTTCTACACCACTGAGCCTTTCCCCCATGTCATCATCTTCTACTCCTGCTCACCTCCCTCAGGAAGCCCTCCCAGACTTCCTCATTTCTGCTACGTGTCAGTAATATTTACAGAGCACTTACCATGATCTACTTTGTGTTGGTTATTTATCTGCTATGAAATTAGTTGGTCcaaatggaaaggaagagaccCAAAAGATCACCAAAAAGCTGTAAAAACTGAGAGAACTATTTATTCCCTCAGAACCTAGATTCCTTCTCTTCAGAATAGAGAATTGGAACAGATGGGATTATGAAACCCCAGTTAGAACTAAAATGTAGGCATGCCTGAAACTCCCCTGGTCTAATCATCCTCACCTTTCACCCTCCACCCGATACACATGCATGCATTGCACAAAAAAGGGCCCCATGGAAGCCAGTAAGAAACCATGTGCTAGAGCATGAAAGAACCAGGGTCTCACCTTGTAACTGAAGCTGATGGCATCATCATAGCCAACCCACTCTTTCCCCTTGTTGGCATATGGGACATACTGATAATCAATCCAGTGCTTCTTCGCTCCCCAGACAAAGGAACAAATCTGCCAAGAGGACCACCAGGTTAGTTCTGGAAAGTGCCACGGAGACAAGCGCCAGGAGACAGTTGTTCCTTGCTCAAGGATAAAGAACCCAAGAATCCCTAACCAGTGAATGAGAAGAAGGTAAACCAAAGAGAGAATGGAGAGGCCACTCAAAAACGAGTTCCTCTCTGTTTTGAATAAATTCCTACTGTTACCTGCTCCTTCCTCTACTGTCCATGATGGGAAATAGGGAACCAAAGAGTGGATTACATCCTTAAGAAACCAAGCCAGGGATATAATGCCAGTACCAAAATCGTAAGAGTAACATACCCGATCCTTGACCAAATCTGTAGCTCATTCAAAGTGTTTTCACAAACAAGTCTCTCCTGTTCATTAGATCCCAGCACAAACTGCCCCATATAGGTAGTTCTCAAACTAGCACCTGAACTTCTAGTAGATTTAAAGTTCTTGAAGGCAGGGAGAGCTAGGTTGCTACAATCAATTAAGCATTTTGAGTGTCTACTGGATGCCCAGCATTGTGCTAGAAATTATATGCTGCAAAAAAAAGTAGAGGTAGGCAAGTTGTGCTGCAGAAGTTAATGTCTAAGTCgttcctttttgcttttggtgctttaaaGTGTCTATCAAAGCTTCTTTGCCCTTCAAGAACATTGTTTCAACTATGCCAACACTCATAAAAACGCTTCATGGGATTAGCAGAAAAACACCCTCATCCATCCAGCGCAGAGAGATTGGAGAGACTTGCAGCACCTCCACTACTGCCTAAAGTACTCAACCTGTCCCTCTGCACCTGCTGTCCTCTACCTGGGAAGTCCTTCCCATCTAGTCATTCCTGTC
This Rhinopithecus roxellana isolate Shanxi Qingling chromosome 8, ASM756505v1, whole genome shotgun sequence DNA region includes the following protein-coding sequences:
- the OVGP1 gene encoding LOW QUALITY PROTEIN: oviduct-specific glycoprotein (The sequence of the model RefSeq protein was modified relative to this genomic sequence to represent the inferred CDS: substituted 1 base at 1 genomic stop codon); translation: MNNNQIVAKDLQDEKILYPEFNKLKERNRELKTLLSIGGWNFGTSRFTTMLSTFANREKFIASVISLLRTHDFDGLDLFFLYPGLRGSPMHDRWTFLFLIEELLFAFRKEALLTMRPRLLLSAAVSGVPHIVQTSYDVRFLGRLLDFINVLSYDLHGSWERFTGHNSPLFSLPEDPKSSAYAMNYWRKLGAPSEKLIMGIPTYGRTFRLLKASKNGLQARAIGPASPGKYTKQAGFLAYFEICSFVWGAKKHWIDYQYVPYANKGKEWVGYDDAISFSYKAWFIRREHFGGAMVWTLDMDDVRGTFCGTGPFPLVYVLNDILVRAEFSSTSLPQFWLSSAVNSSSTDPERLAVTKTWTTDIKILPPGGEAGVTEIQGKCEKCENMTITPRVTIVTPTKETVSLEKHTVALGGKTEITGATTMTSVGHQSVTPGEKALTPVGHQSELPGKKTLTPVGHQSVTTGQKTLISVGYHSITPGEKTLTPVGHPSVTPVSHQSVSPGGITMTPVHFQTETLRQNTMATRRKAVALEKVTVPSRKISVTPEGQTVPLRGEYLTSEVGTHPRMGNLGLXREAENRMMLSSSPVIQLPEHTPQAFDNHFVPVYGNHSSVNSVTPQTSPLSLKKEIPENSAVGQGA